The Pyrus communis chromosome 14, drPyrComm1.1, whole genome shotgun sequence sequence TTTCCATCGAGTAAATAAGCTAAACTGACAATACAACACAATGCAAATTACAAAACTGAACCGTCGTAGTAGATCAACAGGAACATTTACATTCTTACAAACAAGTCACTAATACAGCACAAAATGGATTTACCAATAAATTATAGGACTGATTAGAAAAACAGAGGCTTTTCTAGTGCCAAATGCTATATGCTAAAAGCTACGGTATACGTACATGTACTTACAAAAAGCACAGTTTAGCAAAAAATTAGTCTAGACTAATTCTAGCAGGTAGGCAAACGCCGGGAGCTTGCTCGTAGACGGAAAGAGTTCCAGCAGCAGCCAGTTTCATTAGTGGATGATCATTGAGACGGAACTTCTGGCGTGCTTCAACAAAGGTTCGGCTGAGAACTTGTCCAACCCACTCCTCTACGGCTTTCTTCTTGTCCGATAACCAACCAGCTGCGAGCATCTGAACCATGACTCCGAAATCAATCTCCAGCTGAACCTCATATCCGaatattttcttaaattcaTGATTGATTTCCTTCACTATTTTCTCAGCAAGTGCATCGAAATCAAATGGCTTCAAAACCACTTCTCCGTCCACTTGATTGAGGAAACCTTCCAACCAAGCTTCTGAGTTTTCGGAGATGGAGTCACTGTCACAATCTTCAGAATCTATGTTCTCATCTGTCTCCGCTACTGGCAGATTCAAATCGAGAAGGCTCCTTAATTGCTTGTTGGACCGTTTCTGTAGTTCAGAGGATTGCTCTATGGAGGCATTGGTGTCAATCAGCTTTCTTTTATTTACAGAAGAATATGGGTTCGAGGTTCCTTCTCTTGGTGAAACCGTCACAGTCATGCCCTTGCTTTGGTTGGCATCCCCATGATTCCGAATTTGCATTTGACATTTCTTGGCGGCAAGTATGATCTCCTCAGAAAATTTATGGGGTTCAATCTCTACAGAGTGGCTTTTGCTGCTCTTTTTTATAGTGGAGGTTGTCACGAAGATTATGTCGTTAATGCTGATTTCTCTCCCATGTGAGTCTGGAAACTTGCCAGTCCTAATGGCCTGGGACAAGCTCCTCTGGGCTATAAAGTCCGCCTTTTCGACATTTTCAAGGAAGACCACTGAATGAGGTCTCCTGTTTAACTCCCCTGCAACGTAATCAACAACTGTCTTACCCCTAAACTTCACATTGTAATCATCTGCGCATTCGGATTGAAAAACTGAGTTTGATTGGTAACCCCTATCTTGGGAATTCAGATCCACAGAAATTAACCTTTCTCTGGAGCCAAAAAGTATCTCAGCAAGTGCTAAAGCAAGTTTCTTCTTTCCGACTTTGTCAGGTCCAATCAAAGTCAGCCATATATCTCCTCTAACTTTTGAACCCTGATTCCTTCCACCACCAGATTTGCAATGTGCCACAGCTTGACTGATACTGCAAATGGCTTCATTTTGCCAGCCAACCTTTTCTGTGAGAACTCTCGTAAGTGATTTGATATCGCTTGGATCAATCTGCCCTCCAAGATCAGAAGCAGAGCAGGAGGAGGACTGAGCTATTTGGTGTGAACTATTTTCACTCAATGCATCAAATTCAGCAGAAATGGAACCAGAGAGGTGGCGGGAACTCCCTTTAATATCTTGTAATTGAGGACTTATTGGCCCTTGGCTGGTTGCTGCATATAATGTTCCCAATCCCAAATCTGTTGCCACAGAAGTGACCAACGCAGAAGATGTGCAGTTGGTGGGCAGATTGTGGATGGGGTAAGTAGTTCGGCAAGGACTTCCCAGTTCAACTCGCTGACCCTTTGAATCTTTTACCAATAGCTCGGACTGGAAGCTGGTATTCTCAGCATCAGAAACTACTTGCACAGGCAAGTTCTGTTTTGATAGATAATTCGTTTGCATGTCCATCGGCTGGCAGTGAAATTGAATAGCACATCCACTTTCATTTGGAGATGAGTCCTCACCACTGTTTTCTTTTCTATCCCAAACGGCTAGGGAGCCCTCAGCAGATGCAACTTGACGCCCTGCTTGATAAATGTCCACTTTAGGGAATGGTTGAGCGTGAAGATTTTGTCGGCAGAAATCATCCCATTTTTTCTGCAGTGCTGATACTGTAACATTCATTGTTGTTTTATCATCTTTGGTCTGCATGAATAATGAAACACACTTACACATATGCTTGAGCAAATACAGGTAATAGATAAAAATCCAACCAGTTACAAGAAACATGCTCGTTAAACTCCATGTGTTTGTGCGTGAAGGCATGCTTATGTGTGCACAGAAGTTATTCCAACTTGATCCATAAAATTAACTCGAAGGGGTTACACACCTTTGCTAGATCATCGCCCTTGCCAGTGCCAAGTTTGCGTATTTGTAACCAAGAAGGCAAGCTATCTGACCGCGGATCAGTTACTGAAACAGTTGATCCTACTTTCAGAACAGAAGCAACTTCTTGCTCATACTTCTCTGTGCACCCATTACAACGTCTAAACGATTGATATGTGCTGCTCAATGGATTTTTGAAGTTGGACGGTGCAGAAAAGAACCCGCCAAATGGAACGAAGGACCCCATCAAACTGTAAGTATATCATGAGCACGGAACTGTGAGATCCAACGAGCACAGAACAGTCAGACACTTAAGTGTATTACTTGGAACATACACTCTATACATTCACGCAACGTATACCACTGCTATCGACTTAAACATTATAACATGTACGTTGGGACGTGAATGCATATATGGATCAAACACTCTTCACTCTGAAATCAGTTCtattcaaaaagaaaattataaagcCTAAACCAGAGTAATGAAATCAAACAATACTCGTCTTTGCGGTACAAAACATCATATTTTTCGCATATCAAACTCGAAACCACAACCAAATTATGCTTCAAGCAACTTCAGACACACATCAAGCATCAATCCACAAAAGAGCATATTGAGCATTTGCACTAAATACAAAAAACAGAGTTAGATAACCACCTGGATTTCGAGTAAACTCCTTCCATTGAAGCTTTAGAAGAAGTaatgggaagaagatgaagatccCAATCCTTCTCAATCGTCGAAAACCAAAGCGAAAGCTTTGTAAACACTTCGTGGCTCGCAGCCGCGCCAATCAACCGTAATTTCCCACCATGAATCTCCAGCAAGTTCTTCAACTGCAGCACCACAAAGCACAGAGCTTCCTCCGCCACCATACCCTCACCCACTAAACCCTTCAAATCCCCAAAATTTACAATAACACCACTTCCAGCTCCAGAGCAACGCGCAGCCATTCGACCCACCTCCTCAAACTTGCAACCCATCTCCTCCTCGCTTCCGCCATTGACGACGAACTCAGAAACCTCCTTCTCAATGGATACCACGCTGAAGTTATCGATTTCAGCTGGAAAAATCCCCGCTTTACCCTTATGCAGGGCCTCGGTGAAGCTTTTCAGAGCGTCGCCGGCGCAAACGCCGATTAGCAACGGATTTTTCCCGCTCTTTCTAACCAACACGTCGGCGATTCTTCTGGAGTTCTCGTCTCTGTCTTCGAACCCGGAAAAAGGGAAGCTGAATCCGGGTCGGGCAGGGTCCGAGTCCGTTAAGTTGCACAGGAAAATGGGCGGGCACCGGGTCCGAGGAAACCGGGTGGATTGCGTGACCGGCGGGTGAATAATCGCGAACTTTATATCACAGCTCCGAAACCCGGCTTCCCCGAAGACCCGACTCACAATCGGGTCGTCCAAAATAGATAAAACAAAGTGCTTCAGCTCAACCTTCAAAAGGGACGCCGCTTGCTGCTGGCTGTGAATCTGGTGCAAGTGAAAGCTCTCCGGATGCCGCCTCTGGTTCGCCTGAGACCGCTTGATCGCCGCCATGAGCGAGTTCGAGACCGGAGGCTCATCCTGCGCCTTGGACGACGGCAACCTGTCCAAGGAAACTCCGACGGAGAGCTCGAGAGCCCGGAACTGTAGACGTGGGGAGTACGCGCTGCTCCTGGCGCGGGCGCAGGCGTCGCGGAGGGCCGAGGACGGCAAGGAAAGCAAGGCCGAGACGGCATGTAACGACGTCGTCTGGGCGTGGCTCCGCCTGCGCGCTACAACAACGGCGTCGTCCAAAGCACGTGCCGCCTCGTCCGTCAAGCATTGCCTCGCTGCGCTCACCGGCGTCGGCATCGCCGGCTAGCGTGTCTaatcaaatataataatatatatgcaCAGATAGATAGACACCAAGACACAAAAATCCCGCCTTTCTGACAAGGAAATAAAATATGGAAAAATATTTGAGAAAGCTTCGATTAAATTATGCAATCTGCGAGGAGTATAaaatggagagagagacagagagatttTGGTTCTGTTTGTGTTGTGTGCCGGTTGCTAAATGCCGCGGGTGTAGCAACCGTTTTAGGGCGTGGGGTGTGGCGAGGTGGTGGGACCTTGGATTAGGCATTAATACGAACTGAGCATCAGCATAAATTCGattctttcttctccttcccttCGGCTTTTAATTGTTTTGGAAAAGTTTGGCCATGACTTCCACAATGCATAAGTGGGATTCGACATGCAAATTCAGTTATGTAAAAATACAGTCGTCCAATGCATCAGAATATGTGACATCTTCATGATTTGTACGAAAATTTTGTAGTGTATTAGCCTAATTTAATATCgaatttgccattttttcatGAATTTGAAGGACTCATAAAGACATTTCAGTTTCTCCTGATAATTATTGTGTGTTTTCAACCACATCCTAACCACTATCGTGTGTTTCACTAGTAccaaaaatcgaacctaaaatatATCTGTGATAGTTAAACTATAAATTTATTATACTAAACTCAACAATTGAAATCGCTCTTACACaaacatttaaattttataaattaaaatcaaactcAATTTTTCAGCGAAAGACAGCATAAGTGATGATTGTGAGAGGAATCAAGCACAAGATTTTTGAATGCAACGTTCTTAACTACTTTTAACCCCTATTGCTAGGGCGAAGATTGACATTTGATCCTGATGCCGTGTCCACCAGAGAAACAATACAAACGCCAGCAGATCCTCTCCAGATTCTTTTGGTGATGATCTTAGAAATCCGTAAATTGTGTCTATTTATCATACATTatgcttttaattttattatatattatttatctttaattttaaataaaaatatttaaaataatttataatcgcacgatatacgataaataaaaatgattcaCGAATCTTCAAgatcttcacaaagaggatccggcaaTGATCTGGATTCATACAAATGAGCCAACATGATGACATTAGCCGTCAACGTCATGGCTTTGAGCCCTTCAGAATTAGCCTTTCTTTATCTTTTGACCATTAATTTCTAAAATTGGTGATGTCAAACTGAATAATTGATAAGAGGACTAACGTAAAATATACACATCACACGTGCCATGTGTCTTTTACTTATTCCATGGCCTTTTCTCATGACTAATTTGGGATTGTTGTGTCATTTTATCAAATTGAATATGgtatgctgtgagaataaataattataaaaaaaaaataatcaaatattttgtaaattatattgcaaaatatgattttagcaaaaaaaaaaaaatatgagagtAGGATTGTCAATATGAAGGTTTAATTTATTAGTATTGTTCATCTATCtctaatgaatttttttagaaaCGTGTGTAGAGCTAGTTCTGATTTTTGCTGTTTTGAAcccataattttgaaaaaataaaaatttaacaaacagAGTTAAGACACCAATTTTCTAAAATTTTTTAAGAagctgcttttaaaaaaaataggcaACTTAAACTAAATGTAATAGCATTAGCATTTAGTTGGGTGGTTTACTTTTTAATGACAAGCGTCTATTGAGCAAGTAATGTTATTAGTAATAAACTTTTTAGGCTTATCATAGTTCATCACTAATATCATCAATATTATCCAACTTAATAACTTGTTATTAGGTGTTTGGTTTCATTACAAAAGGTCTCTTTGATATTCGAAtttaaaatcttatattatgttgtatattattttgttatatttgtaACGTGGAATTTATTCTCCAACAATTAGCACGAATTGTTTCCTCAAACTTTCTTACCTCATGTTTTTCTCTGTAAGTGACATAACCGAAATTGTTGCGAAGATAAACTTCAACTCAATCGTGACTTCCTTGTCACAGCAGAATGtcgtaataaaattttaacattATTGTGACAGCAGTGATTCACACTTTCGTATAAAGAGAAATCCAAATCGCTTACCTCTTTCGATAAACTCAAACTTTTAAATTAGTTAAACCGTGATTATCTGTTAATTGACACATCAGCCAATTAGATTAGCAAGTTTACATGGCCACAAAACACAAGTTTAATGTGTAAAATGGATATAAAGTTTTTGAGAGGGAAAGCAACTTGAACTTATATTATACTATTTATAAAGATATGATCAAAGTTATATCAACAAAAGCATATGAGGGAGTGACCCAACACCAACCAAGAGTCATCCTCAAGGCAGCCCCCACTTGAACACTTGGTAGAAAAAGCCCTTGGGGGACCTAATGGGAATTTGAGTCATATGTTGGACCATATATGCCTATCACGGGCGAGGCAGGCCTTTTTTGAATTATTTCACGACTCAGTTTCAGTGTCATTAGCCTCTCTTTAGGGTAAAATTTCATTAGGCTGCATGATTAGATCAACTCTTAATATCCTCATATGAAACGATGCAAAGGGTTCAAGGGTTATTTTTAGTAGTCTGGACCATGGTGTAATTCGGACTACCTGGTAGTTCGAAGTAGATTGGcaagttcaaaaaaataaaatttcctcaATTCAATATTAACCATTTATTTTTGGTCTAAATAGTCAATTAAAGGTTAAGTGAGGTCAAAATGTAAGTAACCTTATGCCCTTTGTGACAGTCGTTCTCTATGAATAGAGATGTTCTATGACAAAATTCACTACAATGCAACGAGTGCATACAACTTGTCCTTAAAAAGCCTCTAAATCGGTAATATTGGATTCTACAAGGGCTATCGGATAGTGGTGCCACAAGAATAGCAATTTCTTTCAAATAAATTGCTTACAAATGACGTGGTTGGATGTTTtcatctaaatttttttataggaaaactaataaaaattatttgaaaattttgagttttaatcaaaaagataaaaatattttgtcaGTGAATAGTATGTaactttttagaataaaaatatccttaaaattaaaaataaacagtaccaaaAGTATTTTGttaagattattttattttatttttttatatgtcaAAGTTTCAAAAGAAAGAGGTGAAGATGGGCAAAAGGTATTTGATTTgacttcttgtttttgttctttgtaGTTGTCCTTTCCTTCGTCCTTtcgttttccttttccttttcccttgTTTGCTTGCCTTTACACACTTCTATTTCTCTcattccaaaagaaaaatataaaaaaatcttaGTTTGAAGATCTGCAACTCTAACTTGGATTCCCAAATCTATACAAGAAAACTACGTACCTTTGAAAAACTAGAGATGTGAGGAGAGGAGACTTCACTTGTAAGCAAATCCCACTTTTACTTTCTTAgagttgatgaaaatatggtttGTATAGCCATGGTTTTGAGCAAGGTCTTTAAATTTTTAGACGCGTTTTTATTAGAAGCATATCaatatttttgataaaaatgtcAATATGATTTGTATAATTGTTGTTTTGAGCAAGGTCTTTAAATTTTAAGACGCATTTTTATTAGAagcacatcaatattttttataaaataatatgttAGAATGTATGTTAAGTACTTTTTGAAACCTTAAAGAACTTATAACTTTTTCTGCTAAATATTATTAGAACCGTTTGCATTGATTTGAAACTGTGTTGGTGTgtttaattcttttaaaaactctttgaaaCAGACTTCAATTAGGGGGGAAGTGGTTGATCCTATTTTCCGTTCATGAATTTCCAAATTCATGATTTCTCATTTCCAAGTAAGCAAAGCATGCCTAACTTCGTGTCAAGAAATGCAATATTGTAAACTTATAGCATGTTTACTTATCAGATGTGACTGTGAGCATGAAAATAATTAACATCATTctgatttattaatttttttaaaaaaattcagtgAGAATCGAATTTGGAGTAAAGCACAATCTGCCAatcagtaaaaaaaatttcaaaggcaATATTAGTGGGTTTTACTGGGAAAGGGGAATAAGTGAGAATCGAATCCGTGCTAGAGTGCACAAACATAATTACTTTCTATCATTGTAGGAAAGCACAATCTGCTACTTTTTCTACATTTACTAACACGTAAATGGTCAAAAAATAAGTTAGGCTACACATTAAGATGAGTAATTTGATACTTCCCTTATTTCAACTTTACagtcgataacatcaatggtcCTACAACATGTTTCTATCTTAAATTTTTTGCAAGACATATAAACCTTCCCCAGAAgcaaacattttatttaatttattggaCTGAACTAACCCTAGAAGCAAACTTCAAACCTTTCATGTGAACATAATCTCTCCATCAATCTCTTTATATTCGCACCATAATCCTTCatcctctcctctctttctctctctctctctcctataATGTTGGAGTTGATGTTTATGGTTGCTAGTGCTATTCTTGCACATATCACTTTCTTCTCCTCTCACCCTTTCAATGCCAAAAGAGTCGCCCTGATGATCCCATCCCCCACCCCACCAAAAAGCTCTTTGCTCGTGACAGCTTCTTTTGGACTTGCATGCATCAACTTGCCAACCCTTAGTCACAGGTGAGTTGGATTCTCTTCCCCTCCCGTTCTCTCTCAGTTTTTTCCTTTCTACTGATAAGGTAAAACAAAATGATAATGTAGCTTAATTTTTAGTATTTAAATAAGAAGGGAAGAAGGGGAGGAGAAAATAAGCGTTCCAAAAACAGTAGATTTGTTTGTGTATTGTATTTGAACACTATAAACAAGTAAGGAAAACTAATTACAATCTCATTCTCctatttcttctatttttttctatcaTATTTGTCTCTCTTATTGGGTGGGGACTGTATTGTGAGTACTATATGCTCGATAAAATACTTTAGTTGACAAGTTTTGACAATCTTCAATGTTACTCTATGGTATTCCATCCACCCTCAACAAACCTTTACAAATAATAGTAGTTGTCGATATATGTTGGTATAAGATTTCAACATATATTGGCAAGAATTGATAGGTGCCCACTATATGCTTCGAACGAAGTTTTTTGATGGATATTATGACCAATTATTTGAAAACTCCGAATCCGCCGTTAGCCAAAGATGTTAATAAAACTGACCTGaagataaaatattaataaagatAAGAGTATTTTCCAAAGGATTAGGCAAAAGTTCGAGTAAAATTTTACTTTGGGAGCTGGTGCGGTAATTTGTTAGCGAGATGTGCTTTGCCTAAACCTTTCGAATTAGACAAAGAGTCTTATCAAGCTCCACTAGGTTTTTTTGTATAGTCGTTTATCTAGTCTATTGAGGTGTGATTTGCTGACACGTATGGCGCATTAAAATGTAATTGCTTAGTCATTTGGTTAGGCTTTTGGAGATGCGATTAGACTCTGTTTAATTCTTTATATGTAAAAATTTATTCTTCTTTGAGTCACGACTTGACATTATTTTAATGTACAATCTTTataatcataaaaaaatttTTTCATTAACATCTACAtattatttttagaaattttattCGATTAAAAGATAATTTAGCCATCTatatgaatcaaaataattGGTAATTTATTATGAAAATGTTACTTGTTTTTATAACTGTTGATTTACTCTGCAAATAAAAATGACTAAGCACTCCAACCAAATAAATCTTCTAGAAATCATTTTTAGAcgaggaaaaagagaaataaatcttctagaaatcatttttagacgaagaaaaagagaaataaatcaaataaatgcTTATATTACAATGTTGATAAGATAAATGATATCAGGTCCTTGAAACAAAACACAACTTTTTACGTGTAAGAAGTCAAATATTGGATGTAAAGCTTATGAGAAATattaaggagactctctcaaagtaAAACTCTCTATTgatagatttttcagtgtggTAGAAGCACAGTCCTGTACAGGAATTGTAAATAATACAAttgattaaaaacttaaaaaaagaaaattacaatcaATTATATTATGACAATTGATGTACCTAGATGTGGTAATAAATTAAAGATAGTGTTGTTCACACAACTTTGTTATTTCTTATACACTTTATTAGTTTTTAttcactatttattttatttcatttaagttgacgtttaaaaatataaaaaaatatgtgtaaaACGAAGAATGCATACATAAACAacgttaattaaattaataatagaggagagatttttctttcatgggCCATGAATGTCACTTTCCGCATAAAGTGACTTTTGCTCAATTTGGAATGCCTGCATTTGTTCCACCTTCAGTTCCCACCTCATTCAGTGGTTTCTGTTCCTCTTTTGTGCACACACCAGACAACAAACAGTTGGTTGGTTTTGCCGATTATGTATGGTCCATGACTCTATGGGACCTTGCTAGCTGTTCTTTGAACTTCTCACGTGTCATTTGCTACTTTAAAGGCCATTCTAAAAGTTGcttttagaaaaaagaaaagaaatcatCTTTCCTCAACCACGTTATGTGTACTTTCTAATACATGTGAATTTATATAAGTTTACTTATAATAGAAATTTGTAGTGACGGAATTATAATTTTATGACTGAtgtacaacaaagaaaaatgagatttgAGTTGAAAGTGGAACTTATGCCAACAAAGAAAAACGATATTCAACTATGAAAAATAAGATTTGAGTTTTGACCACAATTATCTCCAATGCAAATACACACAACttgtcaaaactcaaaactccgAAGTTATCTCCTTCAATgcaaaaatcaaattataaaacttaaataagtctttttttttttttttgaacaaaaatttaaataagTCTTTTACATCcgaggagaaaagaaaaaaaaaaagaagagaaattttattgaaCCCAACTATcttatctttacacccaactAGAAAATTTTGTCTACCAAACTTCCATATTCAtccttaaataaataagaaagaaGAAACAATTTTATACACCCAAAcacaaacataatttttttttctctctacacCCATTTTATCTAATCCGATGAATCTAACCCTAACGCTAACAACCCTTCTCCAAAATCATCAACACCCACCATCCccttacacttttttttttccctataaaaaGGGTTGAGTTCACCGGATTAAATAAAAAGCGATTAGAGAAattattgttgtttgtgtgtttagggttttaaaattagtttttcatTGTTATTTATTCAAGGAAAATTTTGGATGTTTGGTGGATAAATTTATTTagttgggtgtaaagataagAAACATGGgttcaaatgtattttttttactcaaatataaaaatataggtCTAAAAATATAAGTCTTCCATTGAATATGGAACAGGAAatggatcatctccggatctcttTTATCAAATCTATCAAATTTATCAATCTagatatttgaaatttgatataatagataaagttattataactttaaaaaagATCCTATTTTTAATCGTTGAATGaaattttaagaatttaaaTTGGTAAATTTGATGGAAGAGATATGAAATGAATCTCTTTCCCATTGAATATAGGCTTAAAAAAAgcgaattttaaataaaaaaagtttttagAGACTCGGTGGGAATAGCTTTAGAACGGTAAAGatagttttaaataaaaaagcatatgcgataaaaataaacaaaaagagtTTTGGCAGATCAATAAAGTGATTTGGGATTCTACAAGTACTTTTCTGGTGCTTTTGAAGATACGCATGTCAGATTCTTTGTCTTCTCATAGTGCACTTTTAAATGTATTTACGAAGAGTACTTAAATTtgtaactaaaaaaaatatatatgttccAAACACAAGCGTTTTTATAAACACGTGCGAGCAAAAGTACTTTCTACCAAAACGTTCTCAGGCAGACCATGACGAAACATATTCCATTAATCTTTTGGAGTATGAGGGGGTTAGTTACTTGCTATGCGTAGTTTGGTCTAATCTTGCAGATGGATGGTTGGTAAATAGTTTTAGACTTGCAAATAAAGAagtgatttatttttttttttttgggcaaagCAAATAAAGAAGTGATTAGTTTTATTAAATCGTTTGGAGTTTGCAAAGTGATGATGTTGACTTTCATTCAGGCAAAAGTCAAATGTTTGCACTCATATTATCGAGACTGGTTAGATATAACTCATGTGAATATATGCAAAAGTTTAAGATCTATGTTATGAGTTTAGTTGTTGAGTGTAACATATGGATCCGTGAATTTAATTCATATTCATAGTAAAGCCATAAatttaagggaactttaacgaaaagctcatggtactgttcactttaacgaaaaagtacattttaacactaaaaaatcaatcatagtactattcattttaccctttattttgtatttttcgttaaaactcaaagttttcgagcatttttcattagttttctttaaatttaacTCACATTACTAGAACAATAGTGTTGTAAAAATCAAACTCAGACAATGTAATTCGTCTTTCAAGAAATAAACTTACACATATACTTATGGAAGACTTGAGGGCACAAATTTGTTATACCTATACAATTTTTGTCGATATCTTACTCGTTACGTGATTGAGAATCTACTATATCATGTGAACATGGGGGTAAATACAAGCTTTTGCTACAACATGAACCCAAACCAAGGAGGGTTTATGCAAACAATGAGCAAAATAAATatgattcaaaacaaaccaactCACTAGAAGCCAAGATTAGGACTCAGGTGAGATTAGAATACAAGCTCTTCAACAAGCAACACGAGACGACAACCACCATAACGAAAACAAGCAAATCCGCACACGATCTCGCTGATCCAGGAGGCCAAAACGTTTCACATCCTCTGCAAAGTCCAAAGGCACCAATTTTGCAAATAAACCTAATTAGGACTCATCTTATACAACTAGCAAAGGCCTTTTTGCAAGTGATTTCATGAGAAAAGCTCTATAAACTAATCCTCGTTAATCAGGAATGAGCTTATTAATTAGGTTTATTTGCTTATTTGTTTGTCTTTCATTACTTTGGAAGAATTTTTGCCTCATACATAACAGTTGCGTAGTGCACCCGAGAAGAATTTTTGCCTCAAACGCCACTTAGATCCCACCGATCTATATTCTCTTATAAAGTAAGTGTAAaagttgactaaaaaaaaaaagaaaactaatgaaattgacttgaaaactttgagttttaacaataaggacaaaataaaaggtaaagtgaatagtacaatgattgactttttagtgtaaaaatgtgatttttcgttaaagtgaatagtaccggaagcttttcgttaaagttctttaAAGTGTAAAAAGGTAAATACAAAAGTAAACGTAAAATTTATTCACTTTGTCGCACATATAAAGTTAAACAAATGATTCTAAGATTAACACAACTTCTTATTTTTGCTCATGatatttaaaatcaatataagtagtcattgagattg is a genomic window containing:
- the LOC137714719 gene encoding protein SMAX1-LIKE 6-like translates to MPTPVSAARQCLTDEAARALDDAVVVARRRSHAQTTSLHAVSALLSLPSSALRDACARARSSAYSPRLQFRALELSVGVSLDRLPSSKAQDEPPVSNSLMAAIKRSQANQRRHPESFHLHQIHSQQQAASLLKVELKHFVLSILDDPIVSRVFGEAGFRSCDIKFAIIHPPVTQSTRFPRTRCPPIFLCNLTDSDPARPGFSFPFSGFEDRDENSRRIADVLVRKSGKNPLLIGVCAGDALKSFTEALHKGKAGIFPAEIDNFSVVSIEKEVSEFVVNGGSEEEMGCKFEEVGRMAARCSGAGSGVIVNFGDLKGLVGEGMVAEEALCFVVLQLKNLLEIHGGKLRLIGAAASHEVFTKLSLWFSTIEKDWDLHLLPITSSKASMEGVYSKSSLMGSFVPFGGFFSAPSNFKNPLSSTYQSFRRCNGCTEKYEQEVASVLKVGSTVSVTDPRSDSLPSWLQIRKLGTGKGDDLAKTKDDKTTMNVTVSALQKKWDDFCRQNLHAQPFPKVDIYQAGRQVASAEGSLAVWDRKENSGEDSSPNESGCAIQFHCQPMDMQTNYLSKQNLPVQVVSDAENTSFQSELLVKDSKGQRVELGSPCRTTYPIHNLPTNCTSSALVTSVATDLGLGTLYAATSQGPISPQLQDIKGSSRHLSGSISAEFDALSENSSHQIAQSSSCSASDLGGQIDPSDIKSLTRVLTEKVGWQNEAICSISQAVAHCKSGGGRNQGSKVRGDIWLTLIGPDKVGKKKLALALAEILFGSRERLISVDLNSQDRGYQSNSVFQSECADDYNVKFRGKTVVDYVAGELNRRPHSVVFLENVEKADFIAQRSLSQAIRTGKFPDSHGREISINDIIFVTTSTIKKSSKSHSVEIEPHKFSEEIILAAKKCQMQIRNHGDANQSKGMTVTVSPREGTSNPYSSVNKRKLIDTNASIEQSSELQKRSNKQLRSLLDLNLPVAETDENIDSEDCDSDSISENSEAWLEGFLNQVDGEVVLKPFDFDALAEKIVKEINHEFKKIFGYEVQLEIDFGVMVQMLAAGWLSDKKKAVEEWVGQVLSRTFVEARQKFRLNDHPLMKLAAAGTLSVYEQAPGVCLPARISLD